The region ACTATATCAAAAATGATATTGTTCCGAAAATTCCTGAAAACTGGAATCCTAATATTATAGGAAATGATACTGACGCTAGAAGCTAGAAGCTAGAAGCTAGAAGCTAGAAGCTAGAAGCAAAATTACTTTTTACTTTTTATCAACAAAAAATCACACTTTCACTATGTATAAAGATAAAACCAAAGAAGAAATATTAACATTCATAAATAACTGGGGCGACGAAACTTTTGCCAAAACGCTTGAAATAAAATTTACGGATATTGATCTGGAAAATGAAACTTTAACAGCTACAATGCCCGTATTGCCTAGAATACATCAGCCTTTCGGAATTATGCATGGCGGAGCAAGCTGTGTTCTGGCAGAAACAATGGGTTCTAGCCTGTCTAATATTTTTATCGACGGAGAGAAATATTATGGCGTAGGAACCAATATCAATACCAATCATTTAAGAAGTAAAAAAGACGGACTGGTAACAGCTATTGCACGTTTTATTAGAAAAGGAAGAACAATGCACGTTTCCGAAATTGAAATTCGTGATGAAAAAGGACAATTGATAAGCCATACTACCATGACCAATAATATCATCAACAGATAAGAAATTCAAAACAATTACATAAGACTCAAAATATTGAGTCTTTTTTTATATACTTGCTGCAACCTTTTAATTTTTTCTCATCTTATATATAGAAAATAAAAAGCTATTTATATGAAAAAACTATTATCTCCTTTTCTTGTCTTTGCTTTATGCATTTTTAATTCTTGTACCAATAACGCAAGTACAATGAATGACGAAGTTTCAAAAACACTTACACCATCTTATGATGTATATGTTGCAGGTAAAGATGACAACAAAGCCTGTTATTGGAAAAACACCCTGAAAACAGATCTTACGAATGGAGCCGATATCATTCCTTTGGAAATAATCGTTCAAAACAGTAATGTATATGTAACAGGATCTAAAGGCTCAACGCCTACAGCGATTATGCCTATCCATTTTTTTTGGAAAAACGGAACAAGATATGAAGTTAAGCAGTATCTTCACCTTCCGGCTACTGCACTAAGTGATATTACTGCCTTTACAGTATATGAAGGTGATGTCTATTTTGCCGGATATGTGGAAAATCCCAATGCAGTAAATCCATTAGAGAAATATGAACTTTGCTATTGGAAAAACGATGCTAAAAAGATACTTTCTAAAAGCCAGTACATCCCTACAGTAAAAGGTATTGCTGCAGTAAATTCAACGACAGGTACAGATGTTTATGTATCGGCCAGAATTACCGACAATAATCAAAATACAGACAGAGGATATTTTAAAAATTTGACTTTCAATTCTCTGGGCCAATCCAGTGAGGTGTATAATTTTGCAAAAAACAATAACGGACTGCATCTTCTATATCTTAAAAATAGCAACCAATATTACTCCAAAAATATTTTCACCAATTCAGATGTATATGTTGGAAATAATATCAACCCAGTAGGCGCTCTGGGACATTTAGTATCCGACAAAGGATCGAATGATCTTTATACTTATGAATTGGGAAATAATTATTACAAAAACAATACTTTAGTTTCTACTAATTTTTCATCTCTCACTAATATTCAAAATATGTTTGTGCTTAATAATAATATTTATATGATTAAATATAGTATTTCCAATGGCACTTACACCGGAAAAGTATATATAAACAGTGTGGAAGCTCAAACTATTACGAGCCTACAAAACAGTTCACAAAACTTCACAGGTACTTTCAATGCAGTGTATGTCGTAGAAAATTAAATGAATGGCAAAAATAAAAACTGACTGGCAAAAAATCTATCTCGATTATTCCCCAAAACTTTTGGGGATTTGTCGTAGATATATCCCGGATCTTTACATTGCAGAAGATATCATACAGGACAGCTTCATTACCGCCATGCAAAAAGACCATCAGCTTCACGATGAAAAGGCTCTTTTTGGCTGGTTAAAAAAAATTGTAATCAACAATTCTTTACAGTATTTAAGAAAATTCAGCAAAGACAACTTTATCAATACCGAAGCTTTGGAAATTCCAGATACGTACTCAGAAATGGAACATCATTCCCAGGAAGAAAAAAACATCTTCATTTATGATTTCTCGAATGAAGAATTATTGTCATCTATCGACAGCCTTCCGCCTCATCATAGATCTGTTTTCAATTTATACTTTATTGAAAACCATTCCCACGCAGAAATTGCCGGTTTATTAGGAATTACGATAAACACTTCAAAATCTCATCTTTTGCGGGCTAAAAAATCTATTCAAACCTACTTGCTCAATCATATTATCAATCCCAACACTCCTAAAAATAAAACAGCACAACTGCTTGTCATTTTTGGATTGGGAGGACTATTGTGGGCACAAACCTTCCGCAGTAAATTTTCAGATTTCCACATCACAACCTCTAAAAAACTGGAAGTTCCTGAAAATATAACAATCAAAACGCCTACATTTCATTCTTCACAATCAAACTTAAAAAAGAAAGTGATCATCACTTCAACCTGCATAATCATTATTATTTCCTCATTATTTTTATTGAACACACAGAACCATCTGTTTTTTCAGAATCACTCGATTCATACTGATTCAATCCAGAGAAAAAATAAGGTAATTTCTGAAAACAGATATCTAAAAGAGAAATCCGATTCCGAAAGAAGTACACCAGCAAAGACAATTAACTCTTCCATAAAAACCAAGCAGAATAAAGCAGAAAAGCTCACTATCGCTGAAGAAAAAAGTATTAAAGACAAGGGACGAACACAAAAAATACTTCTCAAAGACACTATAAAAGAAACTTCTCAAAAAGTGATTATTGTGAAAAAAATCATCAAAAGAGATACTATATTTGTAGAAAGATAAACTTATCGAGCCATGTTTTTAAAAAAGACTCTTTTCCTTTTTTGTCTCATCACCATCAACTTTTCATGGGCGCAAAAAAAGAAAAAAATAGATACGGTATATGTTTATGAAAAAGTGATTGTACACGATACGGTTTATCTGGAAAAACCTTTACGATTAAAATCAGCCAATCTAGTTATAGCTCCGTTAACGATTTCTCAAAAGGAAATAAAAGACCTATACCAGGAAAATATCGACAAACAAAAGTCTGAGAAAAAGGCAAAACGCAAAATTTTCAATACATTCCAATATGGTGTGGAAGCCGGAGTAGGATTTAAAAAATCCGCCTGGACAGCATTTGTGTCCGAAAATAAGCAACAGTTCGGCGAAAATTTAGGAATCTGGATTTCCAGAAACTTATTTGCATCTCCTTTATCTCTGTTTCTTTTAGCAAATATTTACCATTGGAATTCCACTTTTGATCTGGATGCCAATAAAGAAGATACCCTTCTCAATGGATTTTATTTTACCACAGATCAGCAGCCTTTATTATTTCAGCGTTTTAACAACAAACATTTCGAATACGCTTTACAGTTAAAAATTGCCTATGAATGGAAAAATATCCGCCCTTTTGCCGGTATCTTAGCCAATCATAATGTATACAAAATGCAGTTTCTGGTTCCTAACAATAATATTCTGAATAAATTAGACGATTTTAAGAGCCAGCAAACCAACATCGGATTTTCATTAGGACTACAATACAGGGTTTTAAAACATTTTCTTGTTTTTGCGGAATATCAACACTACCAAATGAAAAACATTTCGCTAAAAAACAGCTCTTTTGATTTTGACATTTTTAAGACTAATAATACCTTTGCAGAAAGTAAAATCAACTTCGGAATTTCTTATGTCATCTCCAAGATCTGATTTTAAAAATGCATTACATAATGATCTATTTCAAATTTCCATTCGACGAAAAACTCTATTCGACAGACAAAGATTCAAGTGAAAACCCTATCAATTTTCATTCTTTCGACGGATTAAGGCAAATCAACTGTAACGGAAAAATTATTGAAATAAATCACGACAATTTTGATCAGACAGCAATTTCAAGTAAGGATTTAAAAGAAGATGATAACAGGTTTACGCCAGAAACCAAAGACGAATATCTGAATAAATTGGATCAGGTCATTGAAGTTATTAAAGACAACCAACTTCCCAAACTGGTCTATTCCAGAAGGAAAATCTTCACAAATTTTAATCAGATCGATCTTAAAGAAAGCTTCAAAAACCTTTGTAATGCTTATCCCAATGCCTTCAGATATATCTTGATTAATAGTGAAAATTCGTGGATGGGTGCTTTTTCAGAAGTCTTGGGGAAATTCAACAAGCAAACCCATACTTTTGAAACAATGAGCCTTGCCGGAACACTTCCAATTTCAGAAAGCTGGTCTGAAAAGGAAATTGAAGAACAAAAACCCGTTTCAAACTACATCAGAGATATTTTAAAAAACTATTCGGAAACGCTCGAAGAATCGGAAACCTATGATCATATTTCAGGAAACATCAAACATCTCAGAACAGATTTTAAAATAAAAATCCACCCAGAAGAGTTAGATACTATCATTCAGGAATTACATCCTACTCCTGCTGTTTGTGGGATACCAAAAGAGTTTTGTAAAGAAAACATTCTGAAATTGGAAAAATATCCACGCGAATTGTACGCAGGTTATATCAAAATAGAAACCGACGAAAGCATTCAGTATTTTGTTAATCTTCGTTGCTCTAAACTTTACAAAAATGCGGTCCATCTTTTTGTAGGAGGCGGAATCACCGCACAAAGCAATCCGGAAAAAGAATGGATAGAAACCGAATTGAAATCAGAAGCGGTGCTAAAAAATCTTGTGGTTTCTTAAATTCATTCTTTTAAAGATTTACCTAATAAGATTGAGATTCTTCATTTCATTCAGAATGACAAGGTTTGCTTTAATGACAATTAATAATTACAAAGAAAAAACCTCTTTCAGCTTGAAAGAGGTTTATATTTGATGGTATAATTAAAAATAATTATTTTCTTACTCCGATTTTACTCCAGGTATTCATTACAAAAAGTAATATTAATCCTATAACTCCTGCTCCGATAGAGAAAACAAACTTCAGATTATCTTCGGAAAGAAGATCTGTGTTAAAATCTATTGCATATACATTGATTCCGATAATGATAACGAAAACGATCAAAAATACTTTATAAAACTTCTGCATAATTTTTAAAAATTAATATAATTCTGCACCAATTGGGCAAAGTTTGCGGTAAATAATTTGATTGAAATCGCCAGAAGAATAATTCCAAAAACTTTCTGTAAAATAGCTAATGTTGCTTCCCCCATTTTCTTTTCCAGCCAAGTAGCAGATTTCAGCACCAAATATACGAAAATTGTATTGAGAATGATTCCAAAAATGATATTAATATCATGGAATTCAGCTTTTAAAGATAAAGTGGTCGTTAAAGTTCCCGCTCCGGCAACTAATGGAAAAGCAATAGGAACAATAGACGCCGATTTTGCTTCTGAGGTCTTATTGATTTCAATACCCAGAATCATTTCCAGGGCAATAATGAAAATAACAAACGCTCCTGCAATGGCAAATGAATTGACATCTACTCCGATAAATTTTAAGATCTTGTCTCCTACAAAAAGAAAAACAAGCATAATCCCACCAGCTGTAATAGATGCTCTCCTCGCTTCAATCTGTCCGAATTTTTGCTGCAGACTTACCACAATAGGAATAGAACCAATGATATCGATCACGGCAAAAAGTACCATAAAACAGGTAATGATTTCTTTAATAGAAAAATGTTCAAATACTTCCATTACTTTAAATTAAGAATTTCGCAAAAATATGAAAAATAATTAATTATTTGCTAATGCTGGAATATAATTTAACAATTGTATCATACAGCTCATCAATTCCCTCTTCAGATTTTACCGGCGCGTATTTTTCAATCTGAATTTTTTGGGACAGAATTCTGTATTCCTCCGCAATATTATTCCCTTTATAACTTTCTAAAAACGCCACAAAATCCTTCGAAGAACTTTGAAAATATTGATTTCTGACTTCTGAATCTAGTTCTTCCACCGTTTTGAAAAACTTGGTATAGTCATTATTTTCTTTTAGATTTTTTAAATAGTTAAAATAATCTGAAATATCTGTCTTCAGCATAGTGCGGATCTCTTCCTCCGTTTCTGCAATCGTACCCAAGGATTCCGGAGATACTGTTTTGTTAACTAAAGAACGCTTTTTTTGCCAATTTCTAAATACAAGATAAGAAACAAATAAACTCAGCAGAATAGCAATATTGATAAACAGAACATTCCAATTAAATTTATTTTTTTCTTTTACTTTAAATGAAGTTGTCTTTAATACCGGAGTATTTACCGTTTCTAAAAAGTTGTTGGTATATTCATTTACCTTTTCTACCGTAGAACGGGATTCCATGATCTGGTCATGAGACAACGATTGAACACTTAATTCCCCGACAGGAACTTCAACATATTCTTTTTTCTCAGGATCAAAAAATGAAAACTCTTCGGTTTTAATTGAAATAGCGCCCTGTTTTTTAGGAATTACAATATAATTAGCAAAAATCTCACCTTTCATTCCTACTTTTCCGGGATAAACTTTTGAAGTAATTTTTGGAGTAAAAAACTCATAATCCTGGGAGGCCTCAATACCTGGCAATTTCA is a window of Candidatus Chryseobacterium colombiense DNA encoding:
- a CDS encoding PaaI family thioesterase, translated to MYKDKTKEEILTFINNWGDETFAKTLEIKFTDIDLENETLTATMPVLPRIHQPFGIMHGGASCVLAETMGSSLSNIFIDGEKYYGVGTNINTNHLRSKKDGLVTAIARFIRKGRTMHVSEIEIRDEKGQLISHTTMTNNIINR
- a CDS encoding sigma-70 family RNA polymerase sigma factor codes for the protein MAKIKTDWQKIYLDYSPKLLGICRRYIPDLYIAEDIIQDSFITAMQKDHQLHDEKALFGWLKKIVINNSLQYLRKFSKDNFINTEALEIPDTYSEMEHHSQEEKNIFIYDFSNEELLSSIDSLPPHHRSVFNLYFIENHSHAEIAGLLGITINTSKSHLLRAKKSIQTYLLNHIINPNTPKNKTAQLLVIFGLGGLLWAQTFRSKFSDFHITTSKKLEVPENITIKTPTFHSSQSNLKKKVIITSTCIIIIISSLFLLNTQNHLFFQNHSIHTDSIQRKNKVISENRYLKEKSDSERSTPAKTINSSIKTKQNKAEKLTIAEEKSIKDKGRTQKILLKDTIKETSQKVIIVKKIIKRDTIFVER
- a CDS encoding chorismate-binding protein; the encoded protein is MIYFKFPFDEKLYSTDKDSSENPINFHSFDGLRQINCNGKIIEINHDNFDQTAISSKDLKEDDNRFTPETKDEYLNKLDQVIEVIKDNQLPKLVYSRRKIFTNFNQIDLKESFKNLCNAYPNAFRYILINSENSWMGAFSEVLGKFNKQTHTFETMSLAGTLPISESWSEKEIEEQKPVSNYIRDILKNYSETLEESETYDHISGNIKHLRTDFKIKIHPEELDTIIQELHPTPAVCGIPKEFCKENILKLEKYPRELYAGYIKIETDESIQYFVNLRCSKLYKNAVHLFVGGGITAQSNPEKEWIETELKSEAVLKNLVVS
- a CDS encoding MarC family protein, translated to MEVFEHFSIKEIITCFMVLFAVIDIIGSIPIVVSLQQKFGQIEARRASITAGGIMLVFLFVGDKILKFIGVDVNSFAIAGAFVIFIIALEMILGIEINKTSEAKSASIVPIAFPLVAGAGTLTTTLSLKAEFHDINIIFGIILNTIFVYLVLKSATWLEKKMGEATLAILQKVFGIILLAISIKLFTANFAQLVQNYINF